DNA from Ignavibacteria bacterium:
ATTCCGGTTACGGTATAACCGCTTGAAAAAATTATGGATTTCAAATCAAGATTGCTGTGAATGGTTACGGATGATTTAAGCATCATTATTTCAGGAAAAATGCTTGTAATGTTCGACGGCTTAATGTCAACTTTGCATTCACACTCGAGAGTATATTGCGCATATTCTGAAAGTATCAAATCAACATTGAACTCATTTAAAAGAAGAGCCCTCAGCATTCTTAATCCATAAATCGAACCGCTTGTTCCCGTGATTGCAAGTATTATGTTCTTGCCTTCGCCGTTATATGTTTTTATTAAGGGCTTAGTCTGAGTCTGAACGCCTGAGGAAATTTTGGTTTCTGTCATAACCGTTTAATTAGTTTCTATTTATCATAAACGAAACAACAAGCATCACGGCAATTGCTGTTATTACAAAAATAACATTTTGAAATATAAAAATCTGACCTACAAAAATTACAACTCCCAGAACCATTGTCAGCAAGACTTCGAGAAATTTCGAAGTAGAGTTAAATTTAGAGCTTTCCAATGTAAAAGGAAAGGTTTTATCAAACAAGCTGAATAATGAGTTTATAAATATAAGGCAGGATATGATGAAGAACATATTTAATCCTATGGTTTTAATATCGAGACGAACCAAAAGTATAAAAAATACCATAAGAAGCATGGGAATAATGAGATTTATATATATGAATTTATTAACCCCATTAAAAATCCAGACGTTTTCTTTAACAGGCATTGATTTATAAAGCCAATCGGTTCCTGCAGAGTTCTCGTCGGAGATTTTAGTGCTTGAAATCATGAGACGTGATGACATTATAATCATCATAGTGATTGTCGGACCTAAAATTGCAACCACCTGCGTTATGTTGGAAAAAGCTGCGGACTTTAACGTCAAAAAGCCGGGTGTATTGGTTGTTACGGCAATTACCGCAAATATTATCGGCAGAAACAGCGTTGGAATGTATTTTACTTTCAGTGAGCGTGAGTTTATAAACTGGTATTTCATTAAATCATAAGAGGCACGCTCAATGTTGTTTTTTAAAAGTCGTGAACTTATAAAATTATTTAATGAAGTTAAAGAAAAATTTGAACGGGATTTTTTAGGCTTATCGGTGACTGTGAGGAACTTGTATATTACTGAATAATTGGATTTTAATATATAATAGAATAAAAGAAAAATCAGAAAAGATATTAAAATCGACAATGCAAAATATACATAACTGTCCATTCCGAGATAATATAAATTCTGCGGCAGATATTGAATAATATCATAATCTCTTATTGAACGCTTGTTTTCCAGACCTGCTTTGGAAGAAAGCGAAGAAGTATAAACGATGAAAAAAATAAAACAGAATTGAAGAATATACTGTAGATATCCGGACTGTTTTTTTGATATTAGAATTACAAAAGTCTGAACAAGAAGAATCAGATATAAAATCGACAAGGTAAAAGCAAAGCAAAGAACTGCGAACATTAAAGTTCTCAAAATATCGTGACTGT
Protein-coding regions in this window:
- a CDS encoding UbiX family flavin prenyltransferase; this translates as MTETKISSGVQTQTKPLIKTYNGEGKNIILAITGTSGSIYGLRMLRALLLNEFNVDLILSEYAQYTLECECKVDIKPSNITSIFPEIMMLKSSVTIHSNLDLKSIIFSSGYTVTGMVIAPCSMGLLGGIADGECENLIEKCADYALSYNKPLIIVPRETPINKIHLKNMLGVMDAGAMMVPAMPAFDFLPKDFNDLADYVAGKVMDMLCKGEKPMA